A region of Diadema setosum chromosome 15, eeDiaSeto1, whole genome shotgun sequence DNA encodes the following proteins:
- the LOC140238820 gene encoding uncharacterized protein, with protein sequence MPVDTKPKIHEGRKSSKPLMEKRRRARINDSLSQLKSLILEATNKDSSRHSKLEKADILEMTVKHLRTVQRNHLAAPRASDPSTVSRFRQGYSECIHEVARFFTNIENMGNADMRLSLINHLANCCNPPTSSSPPATQPSPPTSPVSVSPIAPLHVGQPTVTVPSPAIAAAAVNPALQGSQPVKVQISPAGTVTTSTALTTTTNIAASPVQQQFVQHHIEAMSPTATNTVAAATPAQVVSGIPVGIPGTLPSGEITLVLPPQALAGGQLPSHFIPVYAQSLASPTISPATASGPISAESPKAYAQVHLNTHQQITTVQAPTLVAVPAPSQAATPVTRQVKPAQQTVPEPQSPPKTVLQAVNVQAVVEQEQVWRPWSRRE encoded by the exons ATGCCTGTGGATACCAAGCCAAAGATTCATGAAGGCCGAAAG TCTTCCAAGCCGCTGATGGAGAAGCGGAGACGTGCTAGAATTAACGACAGCCTTTCACAACTCAAGTCGCTCATTTTGGAAGCTACCAACAAGGAT AGCTCCAGACATTCCAAGCTCGAGAAAGCAGACATCTTGGAAATGACTGTAAAGCATCTGAGGACGGTACAGAGGAACCATTTAGCAG CTCCTCGCGCTTCCGATCCCAGCACCGTGAGTCGGTTTCGCCAAGGCTACAGCGAGTGCATTCACGAGGTCGCCCGTTTCTTCACAAACATCGAGAATATGGGCAATGCCGACATGCGCCTCTCTCTCATCAACCATCTCGCCAACTGCTGCAATCCTCCAACATCTTCATCGCCACCCGCTACGCAACCATCACCACCGACATCGCCGGTGTCTGTGTCGCCCATCGCACCTCTCCACGTCGGCCAGCCAACGGTCACGGTGCCTTCGCCGGCCATCGCGGCTGCCGCTGTCAACCCTGCCCTTCAGGGGTCCCAGCCAGTAAAAGTGCAGATCTCTCCCGCCGGAACAGTAACGACGTCCACTGCGTTGACAACCACAACGAACATCGCCGCCTCGCCCGTCCAACAGCAATTTGTGCAACACCACATCGAGGCCATGAGCCCCACTGCTACAAACACTGTTGCCGCTGCCACGCCCGCTCAGGTCGTGTCGGGAATTCCTGTCGGGATTCCAGGAACACTCCCCTCCGGTGAAATCACGCTGGTGCTACCTCCTCAGGCTCTTGCCGGTGGGCAGCTGCCGAGCCATTTCATTCCGGTGTACGCTCAAAGCCTTGCTTCTCCAACAATATCGCCAGCTACTGCGTCGGGACCCATCTCTGCCGAATCGCCCAAGGCCTACGCTCAGGTCCACTTGAACACACACCAACAGATCACGACCGTTCAGGCCCCGACGCTCGTGGCGGTTCCCGCTCCATCGCAGGCGGCAACACCCGTCACAAGGCAAGTGAAACCCGCTCAGCAAACTGTTCCCGAACCGCAGTCGCCACCGAAAACTGTGCTTCAGGCAGTCAACGTTCAAGCGGTGGTTGAACAGGAACAAGTGTGGAGACCTTGGAGCCGTCGTGAATGA